The genomic region TTGTATCCAAAAACTCTGGATACAGTCTCTCTTAAGTTAAAACTTTTATTCAATATACAGTGATTCCCAGCTGTACAGGACATGATATATGCTATCAATTGTGACGTGCCTCCAACAAAGATGCTAATCTAAGCTAAAAGATACTGTGCAAATACTGCTATTAATCACGGCCATGGTTCCTAAAAAAATAACCACTAGGGTAAAACAATGTggttttgaaataatttctagTAATTTCctaaatggaaaacaaaacttAAAGCAAGCTTAAAGGAAACTTAAAATTTGGATGTTCCAAGGCTTTTTAGTTGTTacaccttatttttttttcaataacgggatgaattttaaaaagtagatAAGCTTTTCTGCGCAATCTGTCTGGAAAAGATAATGAATTTCTTAGCTTTCAATATGCACAATTGTTTTAAAGAGACACACCTGGCTGACTGCTGATAAACTGAGattgaaaaaaccaaaattcatTAACCTACCAGAAGCCTAATCTGATGCATTTGCAACAAGCATAGTCTTGTAAACTAACATTAGATGGAAATTTCAACCAAAATTAACAAGCAATGAATAATTTTGCTTCATTCAACGTGaaacaaggatttttttaaatctcagaCTCATGGTTTGAGCTCATCCTTAGTTTTTGTGGTGGTCCCCCCTGAAAGTGTATCCTTATCAAGGTTATCTTGTAGATCTGATGATGGGTCATTTGAAGAATTCTCAGTGTTACATAAATCTTCCTCTATAACACCTGGGTGATTTCCACAGTCATTGTTCAGATTTTCATCATCTTTTTTGGAATAAGAAGCGTCCTCCTTTCTGTCTGAATTATCATGAATTTCGTCTGATTTTGAAAGTTGACTGGTATCAGTGTCACTGTTCTTTTCAATGTTGTTCTGCCTAACAGCATCACAGTTCACTTCTTGTTCATCCTGAtcattttcttccccattttttgtGAATTCTACCTTTCTTTCTTCAGTTATTTTACCAGCTGAGCTTCCACTTGCCGATGTATTCTTAGGCTCTTTTGGTTTCTTATGCTTAGAAATATGACTATTGGGAATGGAAACTGGAGATGCtggctttttatttgctttgctTCCCTCTGACTTCTGTCTTCTTGGGGGTCCCCAGATAAAATGCTCTGAGGGCGTATAATGTTGCTGGGCAAATCTCAGCAGcttcctcctttctcttctgTCTCTAATAGTATACACAAAATATTCTAGAGCACTTTGCTTAATGTTGGGAATGGTATCTTCCACAAGAGCTTCATGCAGAATAAATTTTACCAGGGGAGATTTGAAACTCTCATATCCAAGTTCACCAAGGCTTTTCAGAATTCGAGTGATTCTCAAGTAGTTATGTTGAGACCTTTGAAAgaaatgggtaaaaaaaaatctattgaatcagaaaaaaaacccaacactttACAAATACAGAACTGGAACTGCAATTCCTCAGTCCTTTTTATCACTTCAGATATGTACTTCAGACTTCCAATATTTTCTCAAAGCTGCTGAAGCTTACTAGCACCTCCTCTGCTAAGATGTTGTGAGTGAAAATTAGTGTTTGTAAAATGCACTGTGGGAGAGAGCTGAGAGCAAATAAAATCAAATGTACTGATTTTGATTCCTTCTGCTGTATGAGAAGGGCAACAAAACTGATGAAGGGTCTGGAAGCTGGAAGTCCTATAAGGAGCAGCTAAAGGTAGTGGGATTCTTTATTCTGGAGCCAAAAAGGCTCAGGGAAGACCTTATTGCTTTCTACAattgcctgaaaggaggctgtggcAAGGGGGGGTTGGTTTCTTGTCCAGGGCAACAGctgacaggacaaagggaaatAGCCTCAGGTTGCACCAAGCTGAGGTTCAGGTTGGGCATgaggaaaatttcttccctgaaagagtggttaagcattggaagagtgcccagggaagtggtggaaacaccatccctggaagtgttcaagagatgagtagatgtggcacttagtgctatGGTTTATTTGAtatggtggtgtttggtcaaagATTGGACTTAATGATCCCAGAGGTTTTTtcccaaccttaatgattctatgctGGTCTCCTTCTGGGGAGAAAACCCAGTCACTTTGTGGGGTTTGTAGTATATTTATAGTGCAGTATGGAACAGGGTTCACTGCACTTCACTCAGGTTACTTAAAAGCTGGGTCTCCAGTCTAGACTAGCACCTGCACTACTGACACAGTCAGTGCTGGGGGAAAAACAGGCACCTCTGGAGAGTAAGTCCCACTGTTGTAGGAAATatcaaagagaaaatgaacTAATTGCCTTCTGCAAGTGCTTATGAAAAGGTCTTTCCCTTGTGGAGCACACCTTAGTATGCAGTAGAATTTTATGTTTGAATTTTAGATGGATAAAATTAGGTACAGAGAGTCCCAAACCCTGACTTAAAACTGAAGCTACTCACTGGAAAGAACAGGAGTGAAAGCATGCAGTAACGTTTGGGCTTCCTGAAAACCTGTTTTATCTGTGGCCTGAGTCTGAGCCCACACCCATATTGGGTCATAAAATGTTAAcgtaaaaatataaacaaattaTTCCCACTATTCACCTGGAATCCATCAGAACTGTACCTACAAGTTTTATCATGACAGGAGAACAAAATGCTGCAAGAAAACATCCTGCAGCTCTAAGCTCAGAGATATTAGGAAGTGAGCAAAAGATCTGAAAAGAGGTTTTGGTACAATTAATCTGTATGAGACAAAATTCAGTACAAACTTAGGATCCACACAATACCAATGTAAAGCAACTGATATAATTTGCTGAACATTGGGTCAAGGCTTGACATAACATGTTTAAACCTTTCCAGATCagtatttcaattaaaaaaattaaatacaaagtATTTCATGTtttgaggagggagggaaatatttttaattaactttCATACAGGTGTGGAGAATTTAATCTTTCtcaaaaagaaatgtaaatacaAAGACAAGTCACTTGTTTTTTCCTAAGTGAGAAGCACCACTTTGGGATTGGGTGAAAACAAATTCAGTACCATGACAAATTAGTTTGAATCTGGGATCTTCTTCAACACCATctaaaattgtattttcaaGGAATTCAATGATGTCAGTCCAACTGGCAATGGGTGAGAAGAACAatcaaaaaaaggggaaagaggaaCATACAGAAAGAAGCACAAACCAGGCATCaactatttatttttccctttttttttttttcctggcagtCTTTGGAAAAAAGTATCTTTGCTTTCTctagaaaagaaaaggataaaGAGATTCCATAGCAATTCTAGCAAGTGAAGTGAATGTCATTACTTACTCATTCAAATGCTGAAATCTTTCTTGCCAGTTAGCAGCTCGTGCTACATTTCCAGTTTTATCAATTAGTTTTATTCCAAAAAACTCCAACATCATTTTGTAAGCCAAAAGGAATCTTCTAAttgcttcttttgttttcttgaatTCCTAATGGACAAAGAATATGTCCAAAATTCTTAGTGGGACTAAAGCAAGTACTTCTGCATTGTATAAGACAACTCTACATAACAAAAAGCAGTTATGTATTAAAATTACAGTGATGGTTTGTATGGAGCTCTATTTGACTTACCTCAATTTCATATGTAGTTAATTCTTTAGCATAGAAGTTCAGACCTTGCTCCCTTAGTGGAAAAAGCCTGTTAAAAGAAGATGTGCATTATGGCTCAGTATAAGAGCACTTAATCAAATTAATGCTTTGAAACAGAAATAGGTAATAATTGACTAACCACTGTATATAAGTATGGTTATGTTCCAGTTTTTCATAGTCTCCTTTCCATTTATTTAGGACCTCTTCAATATAAACCCctgcataaaaataatttgaaaaactGTTAGGTAGCCATCAAAACCAGCACTCAGCTACATTAAGTACATGCATGTTAAAATAATGACAGAACACATACTTTGTCTTTCATATACCATGTGAAATAAGGTCTATTGCAgccaaaaattaattttaattcaaAACTAATTTAGTTACTaaaacttaattaaaaaataaggtACTTATAAAATGTCAatataaacaaaacaaattgacTTATACTGGGTTAACAAAAAGTGAAGGTATGTGACAGCAACCTATGTAAAATATATACAAGAATTCTCATGTCATAGATCCCTTTATCACACTGACTGGGAATTAACAAACTGCTCCCATAAGACACTGCACTGTGAATCACCTGTCACTGATTTTACAAGATAAAACTCTGCAGctatccatctatctatctaatctTCATAGAACAAAACCTCAACACTTTAGGAAATCTCCCATACCAGGGATCTCTAATACCTTGGAAGCTGCAAATACCATTATGATTGGGAAATCTTTCTCAATTAATAGTGACCAAGCACAACACTGAGACTGCTCATGGAATTCAGTCATGGACCAGGGCACTTTTCCAGGTACTACACAGATATACAAAACACATAAAAGGATGGTCCTTGTTCCCAAAGCTGTACAATATCTTTCCATGAATGAGCACTGTGTTTGTCTGTTTCTATTCTGAAACCAACAACAGTTTCAGTACTGCTGCACAGCACCTCCCAAAGCCAAATAGCATAAGAGCAacctaaaaatcccaaagccCCATGTAGATAGTCTCCTGCTATACATTTCAGATGCCTCTTCACCCAGTGAAAATTTCCATTTGGGTCTAAATGGCAAAGGAGAACACATTTGATACTTTTATATAAGAAGTGAAAAAAGCAGCTAGTCTAAGGGGCTGATAAGTACATGGGGTTTCCAGTgtaggaaaagctggaaaaggacCTTGGAAAGAGGACCTTCACCATCACTGCAtcatatccaacctgtatttcaaGTATTGGAAAACTTGCTGCTCAGACCCAGGGCAGAGAGACAAACAGGCCAGCTCTGATCCAGAAGCACAAACTAAATCTGTAGGTCATGGGACTAAACTTCACCTCTAGTATTGCACTAGAAATGTTTTGGGACTTTTTAAACAACATTCTCCAGTATTTCAGTTCTTAACCTGGTAGCTAAGACTCCCTCCAAACCTCTGCATAGCCAGAGTTCACAGACAACAACATGTCATCCTCCGTGGCTTATCAGTGACCTTTGACATTACTAACTGTGGTTTTCTCTCAGAATACTAAGAAAAGTTATTCTTTACAAATTTTGGGAGGGAAGCCCTTCTACAGCTTTCATGACTACTTCTTTTTATAGCTAATCCTCTTGAACCGCTCCTTCATTTTGGACTTTTAAAGGAGTTCTTCCCCACAACCTTTCCTGTCTTTAGATTCAGAGCCATATGGTCCCCAGGTTCACACAGACCTCACTGCCCTTAGCTTTCTTTCTACATCTGTTCTCTGGGTAATGTCTCCCAAATCTGCTACTTCTTTACTGGCAATTCCCAGACCCACCTGTTCTTACAGTCAAGCTAAAACTGACTAAAAGCATCTGCCTGTGGGTATCTAGATAAAGCACAAGTCGGTTAAAGCAAAAGTCTTATCTTTCTTTCACAACCTGAGTTATCCTCTCACTTGCTAAGGGTATTACTGCTATCTTGTCTATAAACAGTTCTCATCTTCAACTTTCCTGTGTGTACATTTTTACAACCTTCTGTGTAACATTCCTTTCCAACCAGCTTCCTATCTGAACTCTCACACTTTGCATCtcaactttttttccctgaccTTGAAAAGTGCATTCTTGTCATGCTTGCACCTACCCTGAATGTTGCTGAATGCAGCTACCCTGAATGCTGGGAAGATCATCTTTCTAGACTGTTACTTTTTTATACTGACctggtttttttgctttgcattCTTCCATTGTGAAACCTTGCTCTGTAACATCAAACAAAATCTATACACCTTCCCTTCCAAAGCCTTTGTGACCTGTCCCTCACTACCTTATCAGAACCCATTTGTTGCTATGAGACTGATCCTGCTTCCAACAGGATCCTGCCTCTGAGGCAGCCTACACATCTCACTCCTTCTGCACTCCAACGTGCACTTCACCATTTCCTACCAAACAACTCTCATGCTGAGAGGATCCTTCGGCAAATACCTTCAAAGTAACCTTGTCAacattcttttaaaattcagaGAATATTATTTTTGGCCTTCAGTTTGTCTTTTTTGCTAATGGCTAAGCTCTCATGTGCTGACACTCCTGTCTATCACCCTAACCAAGACTGCTTTATtgcctcctcctgcttccccaTCTGTCTGCTATCCTGTTGTCTCTCATATGTCAACTGCAAACTCTCTAGAGTAGGGCTTGTCATCTTtcagcttctcctgtgtttgtgcagaaTGCTGCATATGAGGTTCTTGCTCCACTACCAGAACCACTAGGGACACTGAGAAATGGCTTTATTATTGGTGTTACAATAATCTCACACAAGATTaaagcacattttttttcccttacacAATTCCAGGGTTATCCCCAGAGATCACTGCCACTCCTATTCAAACAGCAAGTTGGTGTAATATAGTAGAAGAACTTTATCTTTGTTTAATAAAAGGTACTGCCACAAACAGTGGTACTAACAACGCCTTGTACTTTTCTTAGACTTTATCATGCTGATAATGTCTAAGAAAAGCACCACCTTCCTAGAGTGAAAGCTAACTCTGTTTTAACCACATTTTAACCACAAACTGCTCTTGTGTTATCAATGTGCTACTCCAACATGGGAGGTTCATGTTCAGTATATTACTGTACACCTTTAATTTGCCTCAATTATCACCAATGTTTCAATCTGCTACTATCATTAGTGATCATTCTTTTGTTATCACTGTTATTGTGGCAGATTACTCACCATCAGgtttaaatgggattttatttttgtaaaaccGGAGATTGCACAAGTCATTTTGATACCGAAGATCTTTAAAGTTCTgctaaaagaaaggaaacaggaCATTATCAGCCTACAAAAACCTACCAAGACTATCCAGAAAGTGATATTGGGCTCTTTGAATAATTTAAGGACAAAAAATTTCAGAGTTTTAGGAACCACAGAGTTCTAGTCATGCACTTAAAGACTCAGTTTAAGGATCTGAAAATTCTTTCTGGCTGGTACCTTCtactgaggcagcagcaagcaTAGCAGCACCCTTTCCCTTCAGTCTCAAGAAACTCGAGAGACAAATAATCAGTCAGGCAAATTCTATGGTCTATTCTCTTTGATATCCAAGGCATAAGGCTTTTCCTGGGCTCCAACCACACTTCCCAGGCTTACACATATCATGTGCTTGCCTGTTTGCCTGGGATGAAAAGACATTATTTCTCTCCCACTCGCATATGTTGTGTCTCAGCTTTTTGGTTTGTGTATCAGCTTTTTGGTTCTCATTTCTTGTACTTGTTGTTCAACACAAAGGTTTAAGAATGTTTT from Agelaius phoeniceus isolate bAgePho1 chromosome 3, bAgePho1.hap1, whole genome shotgun sequence harbors:
- the OGFRL1 gene encoding opioid growth factor receptor-like protein 1 isoform X1; translated protein: MGSLLSGVSFKEPTTVEDCDSTWETDSEPEAAEPRRQEGVCAAAGGGEEPPEPPAADCRPGEPPPAPPAQEDAERAEADAASPEQSGDGAELTAKPKRSFYAARDLYKYRHQYPQNFKDLRYQNDLCNLRFYKNKIPFKPDGVYIEEVLNKWKGDYEKLEHNHTYIQWLFPLREQGLNFYAKELTTYEIEEFKKTKEAIRRFLLAYKMMLEFFGIKLIDKTGNVARAANWQERFQHLNESQHNYLRITRILKSLGELGYESFKSPLVKFILHEALVEDTIPNIKQSALEYFVYTIRDRRERRKLLRFAQQHYTPSEHFIWGPPRRQKSEGSKANKKPASPVSIPNSHISKHKKPKEPKNTSASGSSAGKITEERKVEFTKNGEENDQDEQEVNCDAVRQNNIEKNSDTDTSQLSKSDEIHDNSDRKEDASYSKKDDENLNNDCGNHPGVIEEDLCNTENSSNDPSSDLQDNLDKDTLSGGTTTKTKDELKP
- the OGFRL1 gene encoding opioid growth factor receptor-like protein 1 isoform X2; this encodes MGSLLSGVSFKEPTTVEDCDSTWETDSEPEAAEPRRQEGVCAAAGGGEEPPEPPAADCRPGEPPPAPPAQEDAERAEADAASPEQSGDGAELTAKPKRSFYAARDLYKYRHQYPNFKDLRYQNDLCNLRFYKNKIPFKPDGVYIEEVLNKWKGDYEKLEHNHTYIQWLFPLREQGLNFYAKELTTYEIEEFKKTKEAIRRFLLAYKMMLEFFGIKLIDKTGNVARAANWQERFQHLNESQHNYLRITRILKSLGELGYESFKSPLVKFILHEALVEDTIPNIKQSALEYFVYTIRDRRERRKLLRFAQQHYTPSEHFIWGPPRRQKSEGSKANKKPASPVSIPNSHISKHKKPKEPKNTSASGSSAGKITEERKVEFTKNGEENDQDEQEVNCDAVRQNNIEKNSDTDTSQLSKSDEIHDNSDRKEDASYSKKDDENLNNDCGNHPGVIEEDLCNTENSSNDPSSDLQDNLDKDTLSGGTTTKTKDELKP